The DNA segment ACCGGGCAGTGGCTGCTCACCGCGGTCGCGGTCGGGTTCGCCGCCTTCGGGGTCTACGCCCTGGCCCGGGCCCGCTTCCCCGACCGCGACCCCTCGACCTAGACGGAGGACCCTGCAGGGCCGAACTGCTCACGGCTCCAGCAGGTCGGCGGCGCGGGCGAGCGCCCGGGCCAGCGCCGCCTCCGCCGCCGGGGCGAGCGCGACCAGGTGCGCGAAGCCGTGCGGCATGTCCGGCAGGTCCAGCCACTCGGCGCGGGTGCCGGCCGCGGTGAGCGCCTCGGCGTAGGCCCGCCCCGAGTCGTGCAGGGGGTCCGCCCCGGCGGTGACGACCAGCGCGGGCGGCAGCCCGGCGAGGTCGCCCTCCGCCGGGCTGATCCGCGGATCGCCCAGGTCGGTGCCCCGCGGCACGTAGTTGCGGGTGTACCAGCCCATGTCGGACAGGGTCAGGAACGGCAGGTGCCCGAAGGCCTGCACCGAGGGGTGGTCGGCACCGCGGGAGACGTTCGGGTACAGCAGCAGCTGCGCCACCGGCTGCGGGCCGCCGGCGTCGCGGAGCTGCTGGCAGGCGACCGCGGCGAGGTTGCCGCCGCCGCTGTCCCCGGCGACGGCCACCCGCCGCGGGTCCCCGCCGAGCTCCGCGGCGTGCGCCAGCGCCCACCGGGTGCCGGCGACGGCGTCGTCCACGGCGGCGGGGAACGGGTGCTCGGGCGCCCGCCGGTGCTCCACGGCGAGCACCACCGCGGACAGGCCGGTGGCCAGCCGGCGGGCCAGCCCGTCGTAGTCGTCGACGCTGCCCAGGGTCCAGCCGCCGCCGTGCAGGAAGACGACGGTGGCACCCTGCTCGGTGGCGGGCCGGTAGACCCGGGCGGTGAGCCCGTCGTCCAGGGCGACGTCCTCGGCCTCGACCGCCGGCGCCCCGGCGAGCCCGGCGGTCAGCAGCTCGCTGAACCTGCCGCGGGCGGCGTCCAGGCCGACCTCACGGGCCGGGGCGGTGGGCAACCCCGGCAGCAGCGCCGCGAGCTGGGGGTGGAGCTGGGGAGGAACGCCGTCGTCCATCCGCCCATCATGGCCGAGGAGCCCGGCGCCCCTCGCTCACTCGACGACGGTGAAGACGCTCCACAGGCCGGTGATCTGCAGCGGGCGGACCACGGCGCGCGTGGTGCCGCAGCGCATCTGCAGCACCCGCCCGGCCGCGGCGGCGGCCCGGTGCGCGGTGGCCAGCGCGGAGAGCCCCGCGGAGTCGAGGAACGTGACGCCCTGCAGGTCGACCTCGATCGGCGCGGAGCCCGGTCGGGCCACGACCTCCAGCAGGCAGTTGCGCAGGCCGGGTGCGGTGGTGGAGTCGACCTCGCCGCTGACGCAGACGACGGTCCCGCTGGAGCTCGTCGCGGCGCGGACGTCGATGCGGGTGGGGTCGATGTCGATGGGTGCTGCGGTCATGGGAACCTCCGGCAGACCGTCGTGGCCGGTGGCTCCTGCCACCGGTCTCGTGCGCCGGGCAGCGTGCACCCGGTCGCGGCTGGTGGTTGAACCGCGCAGAGGACGTTAGAGACGACCTCGGTCGTGCACAAGTGGTCCTCGGCGTGTCAGCCCCAGACCTCCTGCGCGACCTCGACCACCAGCGCCAACTTGGCCATCTGCTCGTCCCTGGTCAGCGCGTTGCCCTCCACCGTGGAGCTGAAGCCGCACTGGGGTGACAGCGCCAGCTGGTCCAGCGGCACGAAGCGGGCGGCCTCGTCGATGCGCCGCTTGAGCTCGTCCTTGCTCTCCAGCATTGGGCGCTTGGTGGTGACCAGCCCGAGGACGACCCGCTTGCCCGGTGGCACGAACCGCAGCGGCTCGAAGGTCCCCGAGCGGGCGTCGTCGAACTCGAGGAAGAAGCCGTCGACCTCCAGCTCCCCGAACAGCGCCTCCGCGACGAAGTCGTAGCCGCCCTCGGCGGCCCAGGAGGAGCGGAAGTTGCCGCGGCACAGGTGGGTGGTGACGGTCAGCCCCGCGGGGCGGTCGGCCAGCGCGGCGTTGATCTGCCGGATGTAGCGCTCGTGCTGGTGCTCGGCGTCCCGGCCCTGGCCGGCGAGCTCGGCGCGCTGCGCCGGGTCGTTGAGGTACGCCAGGCTGGTGTCGTCGAGCTGCAGGTAGCTGCAGCCCTGCGCGGCGATGCCCTGCACCTGCTGCCGGTAGGCCGCCGACAGCGCGTCCCAGAAGGAGTCCTCGTCGGGGTAGACGGCCGGGTCGATCGCCGCCGCACCGCCCCGGTAGTGGACCATCGACGGCGAGGGGATCGTCAGCTTCGCGGTCTGCCCCGGCTGCACCCGCGACTGCAGGAACGCGAAGTCCGCGCCGAAGACCGGCTCGTCGATCGACAGCGGCCCGTCGACGTGCAGCCCGGCGGGCGACCAGTCGATCGACCCGTCGGCGTTCCGGAAGTGCACCGGCCGGCCCTCGCCCGCCACGGGGGTGATGCCGGTGATCGCGTAGATGAAGTCCATGTGCCAGGTGCTGCGGCGGAACTCCCCGTCGGTCGCCGTCGCCAGACCGAGGTCGCCCTGCATGCGCACCGCGGCGGCGATCGCGGCGTCCTCGATGCTGCGCAGCTCCGCGGCGTCGATCTCCCCCGCGGCGCGCCGGGCGCGCGCGTCGAGCAGCGCCTGCGGGCGCAGCAGGCTGCCGACGTGGTCGGCGCGGAACGGGGGGCCGGAGGTGTCGGGCATGCGCCCGAGCATGCCCGACACCGGCGACGGGCGGACGCCTGCCCGGCCGGGACCGGAGCCGCACAGCCGGGGCGCGGATACTGGCGGCCATGTCGAAGCGGACCGGCGTCGCCGGAGCTGTCTGGGCCCTCCTCTCCGTGCTGGCGTTCCTCGTCGACCCGATCCTGGGCGCCTGCGTGCTGGTCTTCGGCGCCATCGGCGTGGTCGTCGTCCAGCTGGCGAGCACCTGGGACGAGCACCCCGACTTCGAGGCCCGCGAGCTCGTGCGGGCCCGCAAGCGCAAGCAGAAGTGGGACAGGGACGCCGGCAAGCGGGAGAAGGACGCCGCCCGGTACGCCGCGCACCAGGCGCGCCAGGCGCAGAAGGCCCGGTCGGCGCCGGAGCCCGGCGTCGACGAGCGCGCCTCCTGAAAACGCCTCGACGGCCGCACCGGGCCGCCGCTGGCGTCCCGGCCATGGGCGACACACTGCTGCGGCTGCGGCTGCGGCTGAGCACCTCCTGAGCTGACCCGCGGGCTGCTGTCCGCCGTCCGCCGGCCCGCGCGGCCGGCCGGAACCGCTCTCCCCCGTTCCCCGGCGTGCCCGCCGGACGTCGCGGGCACCGCTCACCCCTGCTGGAGGTCTCCCGTGTCACGACCCACCCCTGCCCTCGACGGCCCCGCCGTCGCCGCCCGCGCCCAGCTCCCCGAGGACGACCGGGCCGACTTCGACCGGCTCGCGCACGCCGTCCTGTCCGCCCCGGGTGCGACCCGGCAGCCGGCGCTCGGTGCGGTCCTGCGCAGCCAGCTCCCGGGCACCGCCGGGGTCCGGTGGCTGCACGGCGAGGGCCTGTCGCCGATGTCCCGGGCGTCCGCGCTGACCGCCGAGCACTGGGTGTCGCTCTTCACCGCCTGGCGGGCGCACGAGCAGGCACCGCGGTCCG comes from the Modestobacter italicus genome and includes:
- a CDS encoding STAS domain-containing protein, whose amino-acid sequence is MTAAPIDIDPTRIDVRAATSSSGTVVCVSGEVDSTTAPGLRNCLLEVVARPGSAPIEVDLQGVTFLDSAGLSALATAHRAAAAAGRVLQMRCGTTRAVVRPLQITGLWSVFTVVE
- a CDS encoding 5-methyltetrahydropteroyltriglutamate--homocysteine S-methyltransferase, translating into MPDTSGPPFRADHVGSLLRPQALLDARARRAAGEIDAAELRSIEDAAIAAAVRMQGDLGLATATDGEFRRSTWHMDFIYAITGITPVAGEGRPVHFRNADGSIDWSPAGLHVDGPLSIDEPVFGADFAFLQSRVQPGQTAKLTIPSPSMVHYRGGAAAIDPAVYPDEDSFWDALSAAYRQQVQGIAAQGCSYLQLDDTSLAYLNDPAQRAELAGQGRDAEHQHERYIRQINAALADRPAGLTVTTHLCRGNFRSSWAAEGGYDFVAEALFGELEVDGFFLEFDDARSGTFEPLRFVPPGKRVVLGLVTTKRPMLESKDELKRRIDEAARFVPLDQLALSPQCGFSSTVEGNALTRDEQMAKLALVVEVAQEVWG
- a CDS encoding alpha/beta hydrolase encodes the protein MDDGVPPQLHPQLAALLPGLPTAPAREVGLDAARGRFSELLTAGLAGAPAVEAEDVALDDGLTARVYRPATEQGATVVFLHGGGWTLGSVDDYDGLARRLATGLSAVVLAVEHRRAPEHPFPAAVDDAVAGTRWALAHAAELGGDPRRVAVAGDSGGGNLAAVACQQLRDAGGPQPVAQLLLYPNVSRGADHPSVQAFGHLPFLTLSDMGWYTRNYVPRGTDLGDPRISPAEGDLAGLPPALVVTAGADPLHDSGRAYAEALTAAGTRAEWLDLPDMPHGFAHLVALAPAAEAALARALARAADLLEP